In the Anaerostipes caccae L1-92 genome, CTGGTAACCAGCGGCGGACAGATTTCTGATTACATGGGAAAAGTGATCACAGAGGAAACACCGACACTTGTTGCCATTCCTACCACAGCGGGTACAGGTTCTGAGGCAACTCAGTTTACCATCATTACAGATACGAAAAATGATATCAAGATGCTGCTCAAAGGCGCTGTTTTAATGCCGGATCTTGCCATCATCGATCCTCAGTTTACAATGACTGCACCTCCTAAGATCACTGCGGCTACAGGACTTGACGCTCTGACTCATGCGGCAGAGGCTTATACATCAAAGCTGGCACAGCCATTATCCGATACATTTGCGCTTTCTGCGATCAAAAGAATTTTCAAGTATCTTCCTGCCGCATTCAAAGACGGAAAGAATGTAGAAGCAAGAGAACAGATGTCAATTGCGGCGCTGGAAGCAGGAATCGCTTTTAACAATGCGTCAGTAACCTTAGTGCATGGAATGAGCCGTCCGATCGGTGCCATGTTCCATGTTGCACACGGACTTTCCAATGCTATGCTTTTAAAAGAGTGCTTTATCTATGCACTGGATGGAGCTTATGACCGTTTTGGTGAACTTGGCAAAGCGATTAATGTGGCAGCTGAGACTGATACAGACCAGGCAGCAAGTGAAAAATTCCTTCAGGCAGTTGTGGATATCTGCGATGAGCTTGAAACTCCTTCCTTAGAGGAATATGGAATCAATAAAGAAGAATTCTTCGGTGTGATCGACAAAATGGCCAACGATGCCATGGACAGCGGAAGCCCGTCCAACACAAGAAAAGACATCACTGCAGAAGAAGTCAAAGAAATTTACCGCAATCTGTGGTAAATTCCAACGCAGTAAGTACGTGCGTTTTACGTACTTAAATATAGATTAATGCAGATTTATGCCACTGAAACTCCTAAAAATAAAAACAATCAAAAGATATACTTAAAGCCAAACCCTCCAATACCTGGCTTAAAATGAATTGTTAAGTATTGATCTGCATAGTAAGAAGCATGGACCTTTCTTTCTCCTGGGTCCATGCTTCTTTTTAAAAAATCAATCTTTATCTAACCCTTTTTTGAGGACAAGGTTCTTATAGAGACAAAATTTATTTATTGCCCGGAAGAGCGCGCTGAAAGGCAATGGAAAGGATGAGAAAGAATGAAGAAACCATGGGAGAGACGGATCGTGGCGGCCGCACTGATTCTGGCTGTGGGAACCGGAGCCGGAACGATTTTGAGAGCAGAAGATCAGGAAATGTCTGGAAAATCCGGGGGGGGGTATTTACGGAACTGAAGTACATCAATTAACCCGGGAACCGGAACAGACAAAAACAAAAGAAGCAGCGAACACGGAGGAAATTCCGGAGCTGAAGGAATCGTTTAAAGATGAATCCGAATTGAAAACTGAGGAGAAATCAGGAAAACAGAGAAAGCATGCAGTAAAGAAAGCAAAGGACGGGCAGGTTCTTCTGGATGTAAGCAGAGGGAATATCAGGATCACTGCCACCGGTGCTCTGGTAGGCGATACTCCGGCTGACAGCGGTGCCCTGAATCCGCAGGGATACCGGATCACCGGGAAGACTACAAAATACTACATTGTTGTTGA is a window encoding:
- a CDS encoding iron-containing alcohol dehydrogenase — translated: MAREFIAPGQIYTGEGALDMAEGKLGTLGKKALIVTDKVMVELGNAAKVETALKNQNIEYVIYSEINGEPTDTMIEEGLNLYKEEGCDFIVALGGGSPIDSMKAIGALVTSGGQISDYMGKVITEETPTLVAIPTTAGTGSEATQFTIITDTKNDIKMLLKGAVLMPDLAIIDPQFTMTAPPKITAATGLDALTHAAEAYTSKLAQPLSDTFALSAIKRIFKYLPAAFKDGKNVEAREQMSIAALEAGIAFNNASVTLVHGMSRPIGAMFHVAHGLSNAMLLKECFIYALDGAYDRFGELGKAINVAAETDTDQAASEKFLQAVVDICDELETPSLEEYGINKEEFFGVIDKMANDAMDSGSPSNTRKDITAEEVKEIYRNLW